The following are encoded together in the Macrobrachium rosenbergii isolate ZJJX-2024 chromosome 21, ASM4041242v1, whole genome shotgun sequence genome:
- the LOC136850185 gene encoding uncharacterized protein, translated as MNHMMNILMLGITVGILCHSASAKRGGFVQTSYFSTDGGFASGAAESSVIGPDGIKRGECSYTNSNGETLKIKYEEKSNGQFIKGSVNGKETKQDIERSLGECRGSLTKLSGNLQEGLAETQERIAEIDRTFQRQMDIFNTQQQSFINEQMDFFKQMSDFSKKMANIHQEAFRNFTPFRLFFR; from the exons ATGAATCACATGATGAATATCCTGATGCTGGGCATCACCGTTGGAATCTTGTGTCACAGCGCCAGCGCCAAGAGAGGTGGTTTTGTTCAGACGTCCTACTTCTCGACAGATGGAGGCTTTGCGTCTGGGGCAGCTGAATCTAGCGTCATCGGTCCAGACGGAATCAAGAGAGGAGAATGCAGCTACACCAACAGCAACGGAGAAACCCTGAAG ATCAAGTATGAAGAGAAATCCAACGGTCAGTTCATCAAAGGTTCTGTAAACGGCAAAGAAACGAAGCAAGACATTGAACGCTCCCTCGGCGAATGTCGTGGGTCCCTCACCAAACTGAGCGGCAACCTCCAGGAGGGACTTGCAGAAACTCAGGAGCGCATTGCCGAGATTGATCGAACATTCCAGAGGCAGATGGACATTTTCAACACCCAGCAGCAATCCTTTATCAACGAACAGATGGACTTCTTCAAACAGATGTCTGATTTCTCCAAAAAG ATGGCGAATATTCATCAAGAGGCCTTCAGGAACTTCACTCCGTTCAGACTCTTTTTTAGATAA
- the Fim gene encoding plastin-2 isoform X1 has translation MEIMGIERWDSFVEFLDDLKNDYYYNQIDRDGNGYIDLSELKAALDIVGFKLPQWQVRKMIEDWDKSTDGPGKGKLSFDEFQNMCAGLKAQDIASSFKKMVNKRENLETLGGMSTASSEGTTHSVRLEEQLAFSDWINTNLGHDPHLKHLLPIDSEGRYLYDKVKDGILLCKVINHSCPDTIDERAINVRNLTLYTKHENLTLALNSAQAIGCNVVNIDAHDLAKGKPHLVLGLLWQIIRIGLFNQITLEHCPGLANLLEDGEKIEELMKLSPEAILLRWVNHHLERAGVNRRCTNFMGDIRDSEIYTHLLKQIAPNDAGVTMEALTEQDLISRAEIMLQQADKLGCRSFVTPHDVVEGVYKLNVAFVANLFNNHPGLDKPENVDFEGLDHIEETREEKTYRNWMNSMGVNPHVNWLYSDLADGIIIFQLYDIIRPGIVDWKRVHTKFTKLKKFMEKLENCNYAVELGRQLRFSLVGIAGQDLADGNPTLTLALIWQLMRAYTLSILTQLADSGSPIVEAEIITWVNTKLGEAGKTSSIRSFQDASLKDALAVIDLVDAIKPGTINYELVKRSGDEEDNIANAKYAISVARKIGARIYALPEDITEVKPKMIMTVFACLMARDYIPNMDAKKN, from the exons ATGGAGATTATGGGAATTGAGCGATGGGACTCCTTTGTCGAGTTCCTGGACGATCtgaagaatgattattattacaacCAG ATTGACAGAGATGGCAATGGCTACATTGACTTGTCAGAGCTCAAGGCTGCCTTGGACATTGTTGGCTTCAAGCTTCCTCAGTGGCAGGTGCGAAAGATGATTGAAGATTGGGACAAGTCAACAGATGGCCCTGGCAAAGGGAAACTCAGTTTTGATGAGTTCCAAAAT ATGTGCGCTGGGCTCAAGGCCCAGGACATTGCCAGTTCCTTTAAGAAGATggtgaacaagagagagaatcttgaaacACTGGGTGGCATGTCCACTGCATCCTCTGAGGGAACCACCCACTCTGTACGACTGGAGGAGCAGTTAGCCTTCTCGGACTGGATTAATACTAATCTGGGCCATGATCCTCACCTGAAACACTTACTGCCTATTGACTCAGAGGGACGCTATTTGTACGACAAAGTCAAAGATGGAATTCTCTTGTG TAAAGTCATCAATCACTCTTGCCCTGATACCATTGACGAGAGAGCAATAAACGTCCGTAACTTGACCTTGTACACGAAACACGAGAATTTGACGTTGGCCCTCAATTCAGCTCAAGCTATTGGTTGTAATGTAGTAAATATTGATGCTCATGATTTAGCAAAAG GTAAGCCCCATTTGGTGTTGGGCTTACTGTGGCAGATCATCCGTATTGGTTTGTTTAACCAAATCACCCTGGAGCATTGCCCTGGTTTGGCCAATCTCCTGGAGGATGGTGAAAAGATTGAAGAGCTCATGAAGCTCTCTCCAGAGGCCATCTTGCTTCGCTGGGTCAACCACCACTTGGAACGTGCTGGTGTGaacag ACGTTGCACAAACTTCATGGGTGACATCAGGGACTCAGAAATTTACACTCATCTTCTGAAGCAAATTGCACCGAATGATGCTGGTGTTACAATGGAAGCTCTTACA GAACAAGACTTGATCTCAAGAGCGGAAATTATGTTGCAACAAGCTGACAAACTGGGTTGCCGTAGCTTTGTAACTCCTCATGATGTTGTGGAGGGTGTTTACAAGTTGAATGTTGCTTTTGTTGCAAACCTTTTCAACAATCATCCTGGTCTTGATAAACCTGAAAATGTAGACTTTGAAGGCTTAGACCACATTGAAGAAACCCGAGAGGAGAAGA CTTACCGCAACTGGATGAACAGCATGGGTGTTAATCCACATGTCAACTGGTTGTATTCTGACCTCGCTGATGGTATCATCATCTTCCAGTTATATGACATCATTCGGCCTGGTATTGTAGATTGGAAGAGAGTTCATAC CAAATTCACCAAGCTGAAGAAATTCATGGAGAAACTTGAAAACTGTAATTATGCTGTTGAACTTGGCAGACAACTAAGGTTCAGTTTAGTTGGCATTGCTGGACAGGACTTAGCAGATGGAAACCCCACTCTAACTCTAG cacttaTTTGGCAGTTAATGAGAGCATACACATTGTCCATCTTGACCCAGCTGGCTGATTCTGGCAGTCCCATTGTAGAAGCAGAGATTATCACATGGGTTAACACAAAGTTGGGTGAAGCAGGCAAGACTTCCAGTATTAGGAGCTTCCAGGATGCCAGTTTGAAGGATGCTTTAGCTGTCATCGATCTCGTGGATGCAATTAAACCAGGAACAATAAACTATGAGTTAGTGAAAAGAAGTGGTGACGAGGAG GACAATATTGCCAACGCCAAGTATGCAATCTCAGTGGCTCGTAAAATTGGTGCCCGCATTTATGCTTTGCCTGAAGACATCACTGAGGTTAAACCGAAGATGATTATGACAGTCTTTGCTTGCCTCATGGCACGGGATTACATACCTAATATGGATGCCAAAAAGAATTGA
- the Fim gene encoding plastin-2 isoform X2: protein MKFVKGDNAYRELLERQSGSSSQSGKMASRNSTVTFSDEQLDELCETFSSIDRDGNGYIDLSELKAALDIVGFKLPQWQVRKMIEDWDKSTDGPGKGKLSFDEFQNMCAGLKAQDIASSFKKMVNKRENLETLGGMSTASSEGTTHSVRLEEQLAFSDWINTNLGHDPHLKHLLPIDSEGRYLYDKVKDGILLCKVINHSCPDTIDERAINVRNLTLYTKHENLTLALNSAQAIGCNVVNIDAHDLAKGKPHLVLGLLWQIIRIGLFNQITLEHCPGLANLLEDGEKIEELMKLSPEAILLRWVNHHLERAGVNRRCTNFMGDIRDSEIYTHLLKQIAPNDAGVTMEALTEQDLISRAEIMLQQADKLGCRSFVTPHDVVEGVYKLNVAFVANLFNNHPGLDKPENVDFEGLDHIEETREEKTYRNWMNSMGVNPHVNWLYSDLADGIIIFQLYDIIRPGIVDWKRVHTKFTKLKKFMEKLENCNYAVELGRQLRFSLVGIAGQDLADGNPTLTLALIWQLMRAYTLSILTQLADSGSPIVEAEIITWVNTKLGEAGKTSSIRSFQDASLKDALAVIDLVDAIKPGTINYELVKRSGDEEDNIANAKYAISVARKIGARIYALPEDITEVKPKMIMTVFACLMARDYIPNMDAKKN, encoded by the exons ATTGACAGAGATGGCAATGGCTACATTGACTTGTCAGAGCTCAAGGCTGCCTTGGACATTGTTGGCTTCAAGCTTCCTCAGTGGCAGGTGCGAAAGATGATTGAAGATTGGGACAAGTCAACAGATGGCCCTGGCAAAGGGAAACTCAGTTTTGATGAGTTCCAAAAT ATGTGCGCTGGGCTCAAGGCCCAGGACATTGCCAGTTCCTTTAAGAAGATggtgaacaagagagagaatcttgaaacACTGGGTGGCATGTCCACTGCATCCTCTGAGGGAACCACCCACTCTGTACGACTGGAGGAGCAGTTAGCCTTCTCGGACTGGATTAATACTAATCTGGGCCATGATCCTCACCTGAAACACTTACTGCCTATTGACTCAGAGGGACGCTATTTGTACGACAAAGTCAAAGATGGAATTCTCTTGTG TAAAGTCATCAATCACTCTTGCCCTGATACCATTGACGAGAGAGCAATAAACGTCCGTAACTTGACCTTGTACACGAAACACGAGAATTTGACGTTGGCCCTCAATTCAGCTCAAGCTATTGGTTGTAATGTAGTAAATATTGATGCTCATGATTTAGCAAAAG GTAAGCCCCATTTGGTGTTGGGCTTACTGTGGCAGATCATCCGTATTGGTTTGTTTAACCAAATCACCCTGGAGCATTGCCCTGGTTTGGCCAATCTCCTGGAGGATGGTGAAAAGATTGAAGAGCTCATGAAGCTCTCTCCAGAGGCCATCTTGCTTCGCTGGGTCAACCACCACTTGGAACGTGCTGGTGTGaacag ACGTTGCACAAACTTCATGGGTGACATCAGGGACTCAGAAATTTACACTCATCTTCTGAAGCAAATTGCACCGAATGATGCTGGTGTTACAATGGAAGCTCTTACA GAACAAGACTTGATCTCAAGAGCGGAAATTATGTTGCAACAAGCTGACAAACTGGGTTGCCGTAGCTTTGTAACTCCTCATGATGTTGTGGAGGGTGTTTACAAGTTGAATGTTGCTTTTGTTGCAAACCTTTTCAACAATCATCCTGGTCTTGATAAACCTGAAAATGTAGACTTTGAAGGCTTAGACCACATTGAAGAAACCCGAGAGGAGAAGA CTTACCGCAACTGGATGAACAGCATGGGTGTTAATCCACATGTCAACTGGTTGTATTCTGACCTCGCTGATGGTATCATCATCTTCCAGTTATATGACATCATTCGGCCTGGTATTGTAGATTGGAAGAGAGTTCATAC CAAATTCACCAAGCTGAAGAAATTCATGGAGAAACTTGAAAACTGTAATTATGCTGTTGAACTTGGCAGACAACTAAGGTTCAGTTTAGTTGGCATTGCTGGACAGGACTTAGCAGATGGAAACCCCACTCTAACTCTAG cacttaTTTGGCAGTTAATGAGAGCATACACATTGTCCATCTTGACCCAGCTGGCTGATTCTGGCAGTCCCATTGTAGAAGCAGAGATTATCACATGGGTTAACACAAAGTTGGGTGAAGCAGGCAAGACTTCCAGTATTAGGAGCTTCCAGGATGCCAGTTTGAAGGATGCTTTAGCTGTCATCGATCTCGTGGATGCAATTAAACCAGGAACAATAAACTATGAGTTAGTGAAAAGAAGTGGTGACGAGGAG GACAATATTGCCAACGCCAAGTATGCAATCTCAGTGGCTCGTAAAATTGGTGCCCGCATTTATGCTTTGCCTGAAGACATCACTGAGGTTAAACCGAAGATGATTATGACAGTCTTTGCTTGCCTCATGGCACGGGATTACATACCTAATATGGATGCCAAAAAGAATTGA